Proteins co-encoded in one Kribbella solani genomic window:
- a CDS encoding DUF4190 domain-containing protein, translating into MSTPTPPPGDDQNDQNRPQDTPETPGEQPNPYGQSDPYGQQQPGQYGQPGQPGEYGQPGQQPPGQYGQQPPGEYGQQPPGQYGQQYPGQPGQYGQQPPGYGQQPGYGQQPGYGQQQPGGYGQQPGGYGQQPGQYGQPGPGGYGYGAQPQNNTPKTLAIIGIVCWFCCGIASVVLGLIAQGKFREQGQSDTLAKVAWIGGVVSIALSAISYFVRYAN; encoded by the coding sequence ACCAGAACGACCAGAACAGGCCGCAGGACACCCCCGAGACTCCGGGTGAACAGCCGAACCCCTACGGCCAGAGCGACCCGTACGGCCAGCAGCAGCCAGGTCAGTACGGGCAGCCTGGTCAGCCCGGTGAGTACGGGCAGCCTGGGCAGCAGCCGCCGGGCCAGTACGGGCAGCAGCCGCCCGGTGAGTACGGGCAGCAGCCGCCGGGGCAGTACGGGCAGCAGTACCCGGGTCAGCCCGGGCAGTACGGGCAGCAGCCGCCGGGCTACGGACAGCAGCCTGGGTATGGGCAGCAGCCCGGTTACGGTCAGCAGCAGCCGGGCGGTTATGGCCAGCAGCCAGGTGGCTACGGTCAGCAGCCGGGTCAGTACGGTCAGCCGGGCCCGGGCGGTTACGGGTACGGCGCGCAGCCGCAGAACAACACCCCGAAGACGCTCGCCATCATCGGCATCGTCTGCTGGTTCTGCTGCGGTATCGCGTCGGTCGTGCTCGGTCTGATTGCCCAGGGCAAGTTCCGCGAGCAGGGCCAGTCGGACACGCTGGCGAAGGTCGCGTGGATCGGTGGCGTGGTTTCGATCGCGCTCTCGGCGATCAGCTACTTCGTGCGTTACGCCAACTGA
- a CDS encoding DUF2752 domain-containing protein: MSLSQSVVLRPTGPVRPLDRRVWGLSAVGVGGFALAGVYQLSNQRIGIPCILHATTGLNCPLCGSTRMAAALLRGDLDAAWHFNPVILVLGPLAGIALGYQVLAWALESLRLVRLPRLSMSPRAADWLIKGLIVLLVAYGIARNLN; the protein is encoded by the coding sequence GTGAGCCTCTCCCAGAGCGTCGTCCTCCGCCCCACGGGTCCGGTCCGGCCGTTGGATCGACGAGTGTGGGGGCTGTCAGCAGTCGGCGTGGGTGGATTCGCGCTGGCAGGCGTGTATCAGCTGTCCAACCAGCGGATCGGCATCCCGTGCATCCTGCACGCCACCACCGGGCTGAACTGTCCGCTCTGCGGATCGACCCGGATGGCGGCCGCGCTGCTGCGCGGCGATCTGGACGCCGCGTGGCACTTCAACCCCGTGATCCTGGTGCTCGGCCCGTTGGCCGGTATCGCCCTCGGCTACCAGGTGCTCGCCTGGGCACTGGAGTCCCTGCGGCTGGTGCGCTTGCCCCGGCTGTCGATGAGCCCGCGCGCCGCGGACTGGCTGATCAAGGGCCTGATCGTGTTGCTGGTCGCGTACGGTATCGCCCGCAACCTGAACTGA
- a CDS encoding RDD family protein: MSNPTPPPGYGPQDPQQPGQYGQPGQQPGQYGQQPGYGGQQQPGYGQQPGYGQQPGQPGQYGQQPGQPGQYGQQPYQQGFGQYGQPGGFGGGIPGNLAAWPNRVGAWFVDAVIIGVPCGLGSAIASVDNTVVQIFGVLLYLVGLGLAIWNIIIRQGSTGQTVGKQVLGLKLVGADTGQPLGAGKTFLRQITHVLDGAACYLGYLWPLWDEKRQTFADKINNTYVIKL, translated from the coding sequence GTGAGCAATCCGACGCCACCGCCGGGTTACGGCCCGCAAGACCCACAGCAACCGGGTCAGTACGGCCAGCCTGGGCAGCAGCCCGGTCAGTACGGGCAGCAGCCCGGCTACGGCGGCCAGCAGCAGCCCGGGTACGGACAGCAGCCTGGTTATGGCCAGCAGCCTGGTCAGCCGGGACAGTACGGGCAACAGCCCGGACAGCCTGGTCAGTACGGGCAGCAGCCGTACCAGCAGGGCTTCGGGCAGTACGGCCAGCCGGGCGGCTTCGGTGGTGGAATCCCCGGCAACCTGGCAGCCTGGCCGAACCGGGTGGGCGCCTGGTTCGTCGACGCCGTCATCATCGGTGTCCCGTGTGGTCTGGGTTCCGCGATCGCCAGCGTAGACAACACGGTGGTTCAGATCTTCGGCGTCCTGCTGTACCTGGTCGGCCTCGGTCTGGCGATCTGGAACATCATCATCCGCCAGGGCAGCACCGGTCAGACCGTCGGCAAGCAGGTGCTCGGCCTGAAGCTCGTCGGTGCGGACACCGGCCAGCCGCTGGGCGCCGGCAAGACCTTCCTGCGGCAGATCACCCACGTCCTCGACGGCGCGGCCTGCTACCTCGGGTACCTGTGGCCGTTGTGGGACGAGAAGCGGCAGACGTTCGCGGACAAGATCAACAACACCTACGTCATCAAGCTCTGA
- a CDS encoding RDD family protein yields the protein MAPGRLADWPIRVGAYLLDALLTAIPSIAGVLIALVIDGNKEDLGPGGGLAMVGGFVLAFVVWVWNRIVRQGRTGQSFGKKVTGLRIVDARTGQLIGTGKTVGREVCAQIFNQLCVLNVLWPLWDDKQQTWHDKVVDDVVIRG from the coding sequence GTGGCTCCCGGCCGGCTGGCGGACTGGCCGATCCGCGTCGGCGCTTACCTGCTCGACGCGCTACTGACCGCGATCCCGTCGATCGCCGGCGTACTGATCGCGCTGGTCATCGACGGCAACAAGGAGGATCTCGGGCCCGGCGGTGGGTTGGCGATGGTCGGCGGTTTCGTGCTGGCGTTCGTGGTCTGGGTCTGGAACCGCATCGTCCGGCAGGGCCGTACCGGTCAGTCCTTCGGCAAGAAGGTGACCGGGTTGCGGATCGTCGACGCCCGTACCGGTCAGCTGATCGGTACGGGCAAGACCGTGGGCCGCGAGGTGTGTGCCCAGATCTTCAACCAGCTCTGCGTTCTGAACGTGCTCTGGCCGTTGTGGGACGACAAGCAGCAGACCTGGCACGACAAGGTTGTCGACGACGTCGTCATCCGCGGCTGA
- a CDS encoding transposase codes for MVFVLTVDQRGSRSTSDLVPELLNSLNRRPRLPGLLRKFERTAGDEVQGVLSQARATVDVIVELLRADAWYIGLGIGDVVEPLPRSTRAGSGAAFVYAREAVTRAKTSPHPVNVVGPDVSGAEQVETVLWLMASVLRRRSERGWAVADLLSEGLTRREIGVKLGISQSAVTQRAQAAGVAEEQRGRALAADLLAAGAAA; via the coding sequence ATGGTGTTCGTCCTAACCGTAGATCAGCGCGGCAGCCGAAGCACGAGCGATCTCGTACCCGAGCTACTGAACTCCCTGAACCGCCGGCCGCGGTTGCCCGGACTGCTCCGCAAGTTCGAGCGGACCGCCGGCGACGAGGTGCAGGGCGTACTGTCGCAGGCTCGCGCGACCGTCGACGTGATCGTGGAGCTGCTGCGCGCGGACGCCTGGTACATCGGTCTTGGTATCGGCGACGTGGTCGAGCCGCTGCCGCGAAGTACGCGGGCGGGCAGCGGCGCGGCGTTCGTGTACGCGCGGGAAGCGGTGACCCGGGCCAAAACGAGCCCACATCCGGTGAACGTGGTCGGGCCGGACGTGAGCGGCGCCGAGCAGGTCGAAACCGTGCTGTGGCTGATGGCATCAGTGCTGCGGCGCCGCAGTGAGCGCGGCTGGGCCGTGGCGGATCTGTTGTCCGAAGGACTCACCAGGCGGGAGATCGGCGTGAAACTCGGGATCAGTCAGTCAGCGGTGACCCAGCGGGCCCAAGCGGCCGGCGTCGCCGAGGAGCAACGCGGCCGGGCGCTGGCCGCGGACCTCCTCGCCGCCGGGGCGGCCGCGTGA
- the thiC gene encoding phosphomethylpyrimidine synthase ThiC, whose protein sequence is MVNVSTGPISGSEKIRRGELGVPARRVNLTNGEHFDLYDTSGPYTEADAKIDLQAGLPPLRRDWIAGREPRTQLGYARAGVITAEMRYVAVREGLDPEFVRAEVARGRAVIPANRCHPESEPMIIGKKFLVKVNANIGNSAVSSSIEEEVEKLVWATRWGADTVMDLSTGKNIHETREWILHNSPVPIGTVPLYQALEKVKGDPAELSWEVYRDTVIEQCEQGVDYMTVHAGVLLRYVPLTARRITGIVSRGGSIMAAWCLAHHQESFLYTHFAELCEILRAYDVTFSLGDGLRPGCIADANDEAQFAELRTLGELTRIAWEHDVQVMIEGPGHVPMDKIAENVRLEEELCGEAPFYTLGPLATDVAPAYDHITSAIGAAQIGWLGTAMLCYVTPKEHLGLPDRDDVKTGVITYKIAAHAADLAKGHPGAQSWDDTLSKARFEFRWEDQFNLSLDPDTARSFHDETLPAEPAKTAHFCSMCGPKFCSMRITADIRAYAEEHGLTSAEAVEAGFAEMSETFRADGKKLYLPIAD, encoded by the coding sequence ATGGTCAATGTCAGCACCGGCCCGATCTCGGGGTCGGAGAAGATCCGTCGTGGCGAGCTCGGCGTACCGGCCCGGCGCGTCAACCTCACCAACGGCGAACATTTCGATCTCTACGACACCTCCGGTCCGTACACCGAGGCAGACGCGAAGATCGACCTGCAAGCAGGGCTGCCGCCGTTGCGGCGGGACTGGATCGCGGGGCGTGAGCCGCGTACCCAGCTCGGGTACGCCCGGGCCGGCGTGATCACCGCGGAGATGCGGTACGTCGCGGTCCGGGAAGGGCTCGATCCGGAGTTCGTCCGGGCGGAAGTCGCGCGCGGCCGGGCGGTGATCCCGGCGAACCGGTGTCACCCCGAGAGCGAGCCGATGATCATCGGGAAGAAGTTCCTGGTGAAGGTGAACGCGAACATCGGCAACTCGGCCGTCAGTAGTTCGATCGAGGAGGAAGTCGAGAAGCTCGTCTGGGCGACCCGCTGGGGTGCGGACACGGTGATGGACCTGTCCACCGGCAAGAACATCCACGAGACCCGGGAGTGGATTCTGCACAATTCACCGGTCCCGATCGGTACGGTCCCGCTGTACCAGGCGCTGGAGAAGGTGAAGGGCGATCCGGCCGAGCTGTCCTGGGAGGTGTACCGCGACACGGTGATCGAGCAGTGCGAGCAGGGCGTGGACTACATGACCGTGCACGCCGGCGTACTGCTGCGGTACGTGCCGCTGACCGCGCGGCGGATCACCGGGATCGTGTCCCGCGGCGGTTCGATCATGGCGGCCTGGTGCCTCGCGCATCATCAGGAGTCGTTCCTGTACACGCACTTCGCCGAGTTGTGCGAGATCCTGCGGGCGTACGACGTGACGTTCTCGCTGGGCGACGGGCTGCGACCGGGATGTATCGCGGACGCGAACGACGAAGCGCAGTTCGCGGAGCTGCGGACGCTCGGCGAACTGACCCGGATCGCCTGGGAACACGACGTCCAGGTGATGATCGAGGGTCCAGGGCACGTACCGATGGACAAGATCGCCGAGAACGTCCGGCTCGAGGAGGAGCTCTGCGGCGAGGCGCCGTTCTACACATTGGGGCCGTTGGCAACTGATGTGGCGCCGGCCTACGACCACATCACGTCCGCGATCGGCGCCGCCCAGATCGGCTGGCTGGGTACGGCGATGCTCTGTTACGTCACACCCAAGGAGCATCTCGGACTGCCCGATCGCGACGACGTGAAGACCGGCGTGATCACGTACAAGATCGCTGCCCACGCGGCCGATCTGGCCAAGGGGCACCCGGGCGCGCAGTCCTGGGACGACACGTTGTCGAAGGCAAGGTTCGAGTTCCGCTGGGAGGATCAGTTCAACCTCTCGCTGGACCCGGACACGGCCCGGTCCTTCCATGACGAAACCTTGCCGGCCGAGCCGGCCAAGACCGCGCACTTCTGCTCGATGTGCGGCCCGAAGTTCTGTTCGATGCGGATCACCGCGGACATCCGCGCGTACGCCGAGGAGCACGGGCTGACCTCGGCCGAGGCGGTCGAGGCCGGCTTCGCGGAGATGTCGGAGACGTTCCGCGCCGACGGCAAGAAGCTGTACCTGCCGATCGCCGACTGA
- a CDS encoding lysophospholipid acyltransferase family protein: MRDLVYPPVIAFAKTAFTVLDLRIRRTGTEHVPRTGGALIALNHISYVDFVLGGYGALPSKRLVRFMAKEVLFRNRYSGPLMRGMHHIPVDREAGAASYQQAIRHLEAGELVGVFPEATISRSFQLKEFKTGTVRMAAEAGVPVLPMILWGTQRMFTKDHPRDFTRHRPIAISIGAPITVTREDDPGEATARLRETMAGMLDETIRSYPEQPAGAWWLPAAYGGGAPTPEEAERLDREELARRAERRR; this comes from the coding sequence ATGCGAGACCTCGTCTACCCGCCCGTCATCGCCTTCGCGAAGACTGCTTTCACGGTGCTGGATCTGCGGATCCGCCGCACCGGGACCGAGCATGTCCCGCGCACGGGTGGCGCGCTGATCGCGCTCAACCACATCAGTTACGTCGACTTCGTCCTCGGCGGCTACGGCGCGCTGCCGAGCAAACGGCTGGTCCGGTTCATGGCCAAGGAGGTGCTGTTCCGGAACCGGTACTCGGGCCCGTTGATGCGCGGTATGCACCACATCCCGGTCGACCGGGAGGCCGGCGCGGCGTCGTACCAGCAGGCGATCCGGCACCTCGAGGCGGGCGAGCTCGTCGGCGTGTTCCCGGAGGCCACGATCAGCCGGTCGTTCCAGCTCAAGGAATTCAAGACGGGTACGGTGCGGATGGCCGCCGAGGCGGGCGTACCGGTGCTGCCGATGATCCTGTGGGGTACGCAGCGGATGTTCACCAAGGACCACCCGCGTGACTTCACCCGGCACCGCCCGATCGCGATCAGCATCGGCGCGCCGATCACGGTGACCCGCGAGGACGACCCTGGCGAGGCGACCGCGCGGCTGCGCGAAACGATGGCCGGCATGCTCGACGAAACCATCCGGAGCTACCCGGAGCAACCGGCCGGCGCCTGGTGGCTGCCGGCCGCGTACGGCGGCGGCGCGCCGACGCCGGAGGAGGCCGAGCGGCTGGACCGCGAGGAACTCGCCCGGCGGGCCGAGCGCCGCCGCTGA
- a CDS encoding inorganic phosphate transporter, with product MDLSFLVVVVIITALVFDFTNGFHDTANAMATSIATGALKPKVAVAVSAVLNLVGAFISTEVAKTISSGIVDDAKVTVPVIFGGLVGAILWNLMTWYVGLPSSSSHALFGGLIGATWIASGSSAVHFGTVVQKIIVPAVAAPIVAGVVAVLGTYLAYKITARARKKTVSDGFRAGQIASASLVSLAHGTGDAQKTMGVITLVLITSGSLASGSRPPLWVILAAGTAIALGTYLGGWRIIRTMGKGLAEIESPQGFAAETSSTSVLLISSHLGFPLSTTQVCSGSILGAGLGKRLAEVRWTVAGRMAVAWLLTLPAAAVVGALSGEVADSGNLGVVIIAILAVAAGGAIYAASRRRPVTPDNVNEYPSAPTPAATAATV from the coding sequence ATGGACCTGTCGTTCCTCGTCGTCGTGGTGATCATCACCGCGTTGGTGTTCGACTTCACCAACGGGTTCCACGACACCGCCAACGCGATGGCGACCTCGATCGCCACCGGCGCCCTGAAACCCAAGGTCGCGGTCGCCGTGTCGGCCGTGCTCAATCTGGTCGGCGCGTTCATCTCCACCGAGGTGGCCAAGACGATCTCCAGCGGCATCGTCGACGACGCCAAGGTCACCGTCCCGGTGATCTTCGGCGGCTTGGTCGGCGCCATCCTGTGGAACCTGATGACCTGGTACGTCGGCCTGCCGAGCTCGTCGTCACACGCGCTCTTCGGCGGGCTGATCGGCGCCACCTGGATCGCCTCCGGGAGCAGCGCCGTGCACTTCGGCACCGTCGTGCAGAAGATCATCGTCCCGGCCGTCGCCGCGCCGATCGTGGCCGGCGTGGTCGCGGTGCTCGGTACGTACCTGGCCTACAAGATCACCGCGCGGGCCCGGAAGAAGACGGTCAGCGACGGATTCCGCGCCGGTCAGATCGCCTCCGCCTCGCTGGTCTCGCTGGCGCACGGCACCGGCGACGCGCAGAAGACGATGGGTGTGATCACGCTGGTGCTGATCACCTCCGGCAGCCTCGCCTCGGGCTCCCGGCCGCCGCTGTGGGTGATCCTCGCGGCCGGTACGGCGATCGCGCTCGGCACCTACCTCGGCGGCTGGCGGATCATCCGGACGATGGGGAAGGGCCTGGCCGAGATCGAGTCGCCGCAGGGCTTCGCGGCGGAGACAAGCTCGACCTCGGTGCTGCTGATCTCGTCGCACCTGGGCTTCCCGCTGTCCACTACTCAGGTCTGCTCCGGCAGCATCCTCGGTGCCGGTCTGGGCAAGCGGCTGGCCGAGGTGCGCTGGACAGTAGCCGGCCGGATGGCCGTCGCCTGGCTGTTGACGCTACCGGCCGCTGCGGTCGTCGGTGCGCTGTCCGGTGAGGTGGCTGACTCCGGGAACCTCGGTGTCGTGATCATCGCGATCCTGGCGGTTGCTGCTGGTGGTGCCATCTACGCGGCCTCCCGGCGCCGCCCAGTGACACCGGACAACGTCAACGAGTACCCCAGCGCCCCGACGCCGGCCGCGACGGCCGCGACGGTCTGA
- a CDS encoding inorganic phosphate transporter, giving the protein MELALVIAVVVIALAFDYTNGFHDAANAIATSVSTRALTPRVALGMAAAFNFLGALAGTEVAETVGKGIINTPSGKHGLVIVIAALIGAITWNLITWYFGLPSSSTHALIGGLVGAGLASTSTVLWSGIVDKVVIPMVLSPAVGFLGAFLLMVGILWLFRRSNPGRTTRGFRMAQSLSAAAMALGHGLQDAQKTMGVIFLALVTTGHAQQSDGIPLWVKISAATAISLGTYSGGWRIMRTLGRRIIHLDPARGFASEAISAAVLYVMAIGLHAPVSTTHTITSAVMGAGATKRLSAVRWGVAKGIVTAWVLTIPAAGLVAALVYGLAHLILE; this is encoded by the coding sequence GTGGAGCTCGCGCTCGTCATCGCCGTCGTCGTCATCGCGCTCGCGTTCGACTACACGAACGGTTTCCATGACGCCGCCAACGCGATCGCCACCTCCGTCTCCACCCGGGCGCTGACGCCACGCGTGGCGCTCGGGATGGCCGCGGCCTTCAACTTCCTCGGCGCCCTGGCCGGTACCGAGGTGGCCGAGACGGTCGGCAAGGGCATCATCAACACGCCGAGCGGCAAACACGGTCTGGTGATCGTGATCGCCGCGCTGATCGGCGCCATCACCTGGAACCTGATCACCTGGTACTTCGGCCTGCCCAGCTCGTCGACGCACGCCCTGATCGGTGGCCTGGTCGGTGCCGGGCTGGCCTCGACCAGCACGGTGCTGTGGTCCGGCATCGTGGACAAGGTCGTCATCCCGATGGTGCTGTCGCCGGCGGTCGGCTTCCTCGGCGCCTTCCTGCTGATGGTCGGCATCCTCTGGCTGTTCCGGCGCAGCAACCCGGGCCGGACCACGCGTGGCTTCCGGATGGCGCAGTCGCTGTCGGCGGCCGCGATGGCGCTCGGGCACGGTCTGCAGGACGCGCAGAAGACGATGGGCGTGATCTTCCTGGCCCTCGTCACCACCGGGCACGCCCAGCAGAGCGACGGCATCCCGCTCTGGGTGAAGATCTCGGCCGCGACCGCGATCTCGCTCGGTACGTACTCCGGTGGCTGGCGGATCATGCGTACGCTCGGCCGCCGGATCATCCACCTGGACCCGGCCCGCGGCTTCGCCTCCGAGGCGATCTCGGCGGCGGTGCTGTACGTGATGGCGATCGGCCTGCACGCCCCGGTCTCGACCACCCACACGATCACCTCCGCGGTGATGGGCGCGGGCGCGACCAAGCGGCTCTCGGCCGTCCGGTGGGGGGTCGCGAAGGGCATCGTCACCGCCTGGGTGCTGACCATCCCGGCGGCCGGCCTGGTCGCCGCGCTGGTTTACGGGCTGGCCCACCTGATTCTCGAGTAA
- a CDS encoding DUF47 domain-containing protein has protein sequence MPLRLRPNDPTFYDLFTESANHLVDGSRILAELLGSTAGTGLSNSHQIAAQMKDAEHAADETTHSIIRRVNSTFVTPFDREDIYRLASDLDDVMDFMEEAVDTIHLFNLEKLPEEIAEQIEVLQRAAQLTAETMPRLRTMKDLAEYWIEINRLENTGDAVHRRLIAKLFSGEYEALTVMKLKTVVDLLEAAIDAFEHVANTVEQIAVKES, from the coding sequence GTGCCGTTACGTCTGCGTCCGAACGACCCGACGTTCTACGACCTTTTCACCGAGTCCGCCAACCACCTCGTGGACGGATCCCGGATTCTGGCGGAGCTGCTCGGCAGTACGGCCGGTACCGGGCTGTCCAACAGCCATCAGATCGCCGCCCAGATGAAGGACGCGGAACACGCGGCCGACGAGACCACGCACTCGATCATCCGGCGGGTCAACTCGACCTTCGTCACCCCGTTCGACCGCGAGGACATCTACCGGCTGGCCTCCGATCTCGACGACGTGATGGACTTCATGGAGGAGGCGGTGGACACCATCCACCTCTTCAACCTGGAGAAGCTGCCGGAGGAGATCGCCGAGCAGATCGAGGTCCTGCAGCGCGCCGCCCAGCTGACCGCGGAGACGATGCCGCGGCTGCGCACGATGAAGGACCTGGCCGAGTACTGGATCGAGATCAACCGGCTGGAGAACACCGGTGACGCGGTGCACCGGCGGCTGATCGCCAAGCTGTTCAGCGGTGAGTACGAAGCGCTCACCGTGATGAAACTCAAGACCGTGGTCGACCTGCTGGAGGCCGCGATCGACGCCTTCGAGCACGTCGCCAACACGGTCGAGCAGATCGCCGTCAAGGAGAGCTGA
- a CDS encoding DUF202 domain-containing protein, with the protein MSTPDPGRQPERTLLAWRRTALGLIANSALLLASGHGSSDVRTGLGIVVLVLSLGCWAAVSAVYRRTKGGAVHALGHEHVLRVAAGLVLVVGLFDLYAVITR; encoded by the coding sequence ATGAGCACACCGGATCCGGGTCGCCAGCCAGAGCGGACTCTGCTCGCGTGGCGGCGTACGGCGCTCGGGCTGATCGCCAACAGCGCCCTGCTGCTTGCCTCCGGCCACGGCTCGTCGGATGTCCGGACCGGCCTCGGGATCGTCGTCCTGGTGCTCTCGCTGGGCTGCTGGGCCGCGGTGAGCGCCGTTTACCGGCGTACGAAGGGCGGCGCGGTGCATGCCCTCGGCCACGAGCACGTACTCCGGGTGGCTGCCGGTCTGGTCCTGGTCGTCGGGCTGTTCGACCTCTACGCGGTGATCACGCGATGA
- a CDS encoding YidH family protein: protein MTESGPEEQEPDYRFTLANERTYLAYLRTSLACYAGGLSAVQFLDLGPDRWPARIIGIVLVCAGVVTTAGAFRRWQQNQSAIRRGGALPVTRLPLMLGATIAVVGLIGLLFSVWR, encoded by the coding sequence ATGACCGAGTCGGGGCCGGAGGAGCAGGAGCCCGACTACCGCTTCACACTGGCGAACGAGCGTACCTACCTGGCGTACCTGCGGACCTCACTGGCCTGCTACGCCGGTGGGCTGTCGGCGGTGCAGTTTCTCGACCTCGGACCGGACCGCTGGCCGGCCCGGATCATCGGCATCGTTCTGGTCTGTGCCGGCGTCGTCACTACCGCCGGTGCGTTCCGTCGTTGGCAGCAGAACCAGAGCGCGATCCGGCGCGGCGGCGCGCTCCCGGTGACCAGGTTGCCGCTGATGCTGGGGGCAACCATCGCGGTGGTCGGCCTGATCGGCCTGCTGTTCTCCGTGTGGCGATAA
- a CDS encoding glycoside hydrolase family 3 N-terminal domain-containing protein, with product MRRPVTLIALTALSVAGCSNGGQPTAGPSTIPSSSVPTTEATTPSQAPTQTPTSTPSATQQPSCVDQKLKTLTMREQAAQLIMTGINADGMTSAQRAVVEGQKSGSILLVGSGGSLAHTRTAMAAVTDAATVKGIRPLIAADQEGGQIQRLKGSGFDRMPAATVQGEWSAGKLTAKARQWGKQLKQAGVNVDLAPVADVVPESLKGQNAPIGKLDREYGNTPDQVGPAVRAFVQGMNQAGVATSVKHFPGLGRVRGNTDFAAGVVDTTTVRGDADLKPFADGIAAGTSMVMISTVTYTKIDPDNRAVFSPTVVQGMVRGDLGWRGVVITDDVGAAAEVASIPAGQRATRFVAAGGDIVINAKSALTEPMVDALVAKAQQEPAFAVKLTGSVRRVLTLKQDHGLVSCG from the coding sequence ATGAGGCGTCCGGTCACGCTGATCGCGCTGACTGCCCTGTCCGTAGCCGGTTGCAGCAACGGCGGTCAGCCGACCGCCGGCCCGAGCACGATCCCGTCCTCCTCGGTGCCGACAACCGAAGCCACAACGCCGAGCCAGGCCCCGACCCAGACGCCAACTTCAACACCATCAGCAACGCAGCAGCCGAGCTGCGTGGACCAGAAGCTGAAGACGCTGACCATGCGCGAGCAGGCCGCTCAGCTGATCATGACCGGCATCAACGCCGACGGCATGACGTCGGCCCAGCGAGCGGTCGTCGAGGGTCAGAAGTCCGGCAGCATCCTGCTGGTCGGCAGTGGTGGCAGCCTCGCCCACACTCGCACCGCGATGGCCGCAGTGACTGACGCGGCCACGGTCAAGGGCATCCGGCCGCTGATCGCCGCGGACCAGGAAGGTGGTCAGATCCAGCGCCTCAAAGGCTCCGGCTTCGACCGCATGCCCGCCGCGACGGTCCAGGGCGAATGGTCCGCCGGCAAGCTGACCGCCAAGGCGCGGCAGTGGGGCAAGCAGCTCAAGCAGGCCGGCGTGAACGTCGATCTGGCGCCGGTCGCGGACGTCGTACCCGAGTCGCTGAAGGGGCAGAACGCGCCGATCGGCAAGCTCGACCGGGAGTACGGCAACACGCCCGATCAGGTCGGCCCGGCCGTACGGGCGTTCGTGCAGGGGATGAACCAGGCCGGTGTCGCGACCTCGGTGAAGCACTTCCCCGGGCTCGGCCGGGTACGCGGCAACACCGACTTCGCGGCCGGCGTCGTCGACACCACCACGGTCCGTGGCGACGCGGACCTGAAGCCGTTCGCGGACGGTATCGCCGCCGGTACGTCGATGGTGATGATCTCCACGGTCACGTACACCAAGATCGATCCGGACAATCGCGCGGTGTTCTCGCCGACCGTCGTCCAGGGCATGGTTCGTGGCGACCTCGGCTGGCGCGGGGTGGTGATCACCGACGACGTCGGCGCCGCCGCGGAGGTCGCGTCGATCCCGGCCGGTCAGCGGGCGACCCGGTTCGTGGCGGCCGGCGGGGACATCGTCATCAACGCCAAGTCCGCGCTGACCGAGCCGATGGTCGACGCGCTGGTCGCCAAGGCCCAGCAGGAGCCGGCCTTCGCCGTGAAGCTGACCGGTAGCGTGCGACGTGTGCTGACACTGAAGCAGGACCACGGTCTGGTGAGCTGCGGATGA
- a CDS encoding MarR family winged helix-turn-helix transcriptional regulator, whose translation MSSRIEQQLQRDAGIPHTYYEILVRLSDAPGNRLRMSELAVATLGSRSRLSHAVNRLEQHGWVKREGIESDRRGQVAILTELGRQKLVDTAPGHVEEVRQSIFDALTAEQVEHLYDVCATLARHSGDTVDRAAWERT comes from the coding sequence GTGAGCAGCCGGATCGAGCAGCAGCTACAACGCGACGCCGGAATTCCGCATACGTACTACGAGATCCTCGTCCGGCTGTCCGATGCGCCGGGCAACCGGCTCCGGATGAGTGAGCTGGCGGTTGCCACGCTGGGCTCGCGGAGCCGGCTCTCGCACGCGGTGAACCGGCTCGAGCAGCACGGTTGGGTGAAGCGCGAGGGCATCGAGTCCGACCGGCGCGGCCAGGTCGCGATCCTGACCGAGCTCGGTCGGCAGAAGCTCGTCGACACCGCGCCCGGTCACGTCGAGGAAGTACGCCAGTCGATCTTCGACGCCCTCACCGCGGAGCAGGTCGAGCACCTGTACGACGTTTGCGCGACGCTGGCCCGGCACTCCGGCGACACTGTCGACCGCGCCGCGTGGGAGCGGACCTGA